A section of the Polyangium spumosum genome encodes:
- the rodA gene encoding rod shape-determining protein RodA gives MIRGDVSPRAKDHFDWPLFITAALIAVLGVVNLYSATSVYQGVRAELYISQIYWLVLGGILGGILVAIDYRHLERLGYAIYTFGVFSLILVFIFAKDLRGSKRWIEFGAFRFQPSEFMKIFLVIALAKFLHDDPRSEGRTLKDLLVPALLTGVPALLILKQPDLGTASIHVLVFLMIAALTRVKWKSVLTFVVTVICALPLIWNYVLLDYQKARVTVFLRPEDDILKTGWHAHHSRVAIGNGGLFGNGYMKGTQNQFNFLPDQFSDFPFPVFAEEWGFAGSVLLMLLYGFLCLWSIRIASLAKDRFGAVLGVGCSAILFWHAFINAGMVCGILPVVGVTLPLFSYGGSSVTTMIMCVALLMNVSMRRYSVVPAPDRL, from the coding sequence GTGATCCGAGGGGACGTCTCGCCGCGCGCGAAAGATCACTTCGACTGGCCGCTCTTCATCACGGCGGCGCTCATCGCCGTGCTCGGTGTGGTCAACCTCTACAGCGCGACGAGCGTCTACCAGGGCGTGCGCGCCGAGCTCTACATCAGCCAGATCTACTGGCTCGTGCTCGGCGGGATCCTCGGCGGGATCCTCGTCGCCATCGACTATCGCCACCTCGAGCGCCTCGGCTACGCCATCTACACCTTCGGCGTCTTCTCGCTCATCCTGGTCTTCATCTTCGCGAAGGACCTGCGAGGCAGTAAGCGCTGGATCGAGTTCGGAGCGTTCCGCTTCCAGCCGAGCGAGTTCATGAAGATCTTCCTCGTGATCGCGCTCGCGAAGTTCCTCCACGACGATCCACGCAGCGAAGGGCGCACGTTGAAGGATCTCCTCGTGCCCGCCCTGCTCACGGGCGTGCCCGCGCTGCTCATCCTGAAGCAGCCCGATCTCGGCACGGCGTCGATCCACGTCCTCGTCTTCCTCATGATCGCCGCGCTCACGCGGGTGAAGTGGAAGAGCGTGCTCACGTTCGTCGTGACGGTCATCTGCGCGCTCCCCCTCATCTGGAACTACGTCCTGCTCGACTACCAGAAGGCGCGCGTGACCGTCTTCTTGCGGCCCGAGGACGACATCCTCAAGACCGGCTGGCACGCGCATCACTCGCGCGTGGCCATCGGCAACGGCGGCCTCTTCGGCAACGGGTACATGAAGGGCACGCAGAACCAGTTCAATTTCCTGCCCGATCAGTTCTCGGACTTCCCGTTCCCCGTCTTCGCGGAGGAGTGGGGGTTCGCCGGCAGCGTGCTGCTCATGCTGCTCTACGGCTTCCTCTGCTTGTGGTCGATCCGCATCGCCTCGCTCGCCAAGGATCGCTTCGGCGCCGTGCTCGGCGTCGGCTGCAGCGCGATCCTCTTCTGGCACGCGTTCATCAACGCAGGCATGGTCTGCGGCATCCTGCCCGTCGTCGGCGTGACCTTGCCGCTCTTCTCGTACGGCGGATCCAGCGTGACGACGATGATCATGTGCGTCGCGCTGCTCATGAACGTGTCGATGCGCCGCTACTCGGTCGTGCCCGCGCCCGACCGGCTCTGA
- the mreC gene encoding rod shape-determining protein MreC: MNFKRYRDLAIVLLALAVPFWFLRASMRDPGKVTGADKVIVRIATPLQYAAATLARGLSNIWGDYIYLVDVKEDNARIASQNARLRERVRKLEALEEENRRLRRLLDLRTSVRTDVVSAVVTGKNTNEFFRIARVTLDRESRDIQPNLPVISPDGVVGTTLKISGDTIDVRLVVDAGSGVDVVVQRTGARGFVRGTGDESKYLCSVEYVQRTDEVEVGDLLVTSGVGKRYPKGIPVGKVTQVVKRDFGIYQQVYATPAVDFSRLEEVLIVTSAPPEEASAGASGSSTPRR; the protein is encoded by the coding sequence ATGAACTTCAAGCGTTACCGCGATCTGGCCATCGTCCTGCTCGCCCTGGCGGTGCCGTTCTGGTTCCTCCGGGCCAGCATGCGTGATCCGGGGAAGGTCACGGGCGCCGACAAGGTGATCGTCCGGATCGCCACGCCCCTCCAGTACGCCGCGGCGACGCTTGCGCGGGGGCTCTCGAACATCTGGGGCGACTACATCTACCTGGTCGACGTCAAGGAGGACAACGCGCGTATCGCCTCGCAGAACGCGCGTCTTCGCGAGCGCGTGCGCAAGCTCGAGGCGCTCGAGGAGGAGAACCGCAGGCTCCGGCGCCTGCTCGATCTCCGTACGAGCGTCCGCACGGACGTCGTGAGCGCCGTCGTCACGGGCAAGAACACGAACGAGTTCTTCCGCATCGCGCGTGTCACGCTCGATCGCGAGTCGCGCGACATCCAGCCGAACCTGCCCGTGATCTCGCCCGACGGCGTCGTGGGCACGACGCTCAAGATCTCGGGCGACACCATCGACGTGCGCCTCGTCGTCGACGCGGGCAGCGGCGTCGACGTCGTCGTGCAGCGGACGGGCGCGCGTGGGTTCGTCCGCGGGACGGGCGACGAGTCGAAGTACCTCTGCAGCGTGGAGTACGTGCAGCGCACCGACGAGGTGGAGGTCGGCGATCTGCTCGTCACGAGCGGCGTCGGGAAGCGGTATCCGAAGGGCATCCCGGTCGGCAAGGTCACGCAGGTCGTGAAGCGGGACTTCGGCATCTACCAGCAGGTCTACGCGACGCCTGCCGTGGATTTTTCGCGGCTCGAGGAGGTGCTCATCGTCACCTCCGCGCCCCCGGAGGAGGCCTCGGCGGGCGCGTCTGGCTCTTCCACGCCGAGGCGGTAA
- a CDS encoding PA14 domain-containing protein — translation MSHSSLRLALLASAVALGGCTVYVNNRNPSNQRQPAQAQATRQPTRGTIPRPTNAQRPTQTTPTQPNTTKPAVEPPRINGRIAFGNGTLGAFKGYAYVIPDTTTRMPDLSKMVPFATLLTDSFIVQRQEFSGGFPGVLAQEEWFAIRYEGAFDVPRESGYTFKLTSDDGAILYIDGAKVIDNDGLHMPQEATGTKLLKPGRHQLRLDYFQGRKGTVALALSMGEGDAPPRPLVGVR, via the coding sequence ATGTCGCACAGCTCGCTCCGGCTCGCCCTTCTTGCCTCCGCGGTCGCCCTTGGCGGCTGCACCGTCTACGTCAACAACCGCAACCCGTCGAACCAGCGCCAGCCAGCGCAGGCGCAGGCGACGCGGCAGCCGACCCGCGGAACCATCCCCCGCCCGACGAACGCCCAGCGCCCCACGCAGACGACGCCCACGCAACCGAACACCACCAAGCCCGCTGTCGAACCGCCGCGCATCAACGGCAGGATCGCCTTCGGGAACGGCACGCTCGGCGCGTTCAAGGGCTACGCGTACGTGATCCCCGACACGACGACGCGCATGCCGGACCTCTCCAAGATGGTCCCCTTCGCGACGCTGCTCACCGACAGCTTCATCGTCCAGCGCCAGGAGTTCTCGGGCGGCTTCCCCGGCGTGCTCGCCCAGGAAGAGTGGTTCGCGATCCGCTACGAGGGCGCTTTCGACGTCCCGCGCGAGTCCGGCTACACCTTCAAGCTCACCTCCGACGACGGCGCCATCCTGTACATCGACGGCGCGAAGGTCATCGACAACGACGGCCTGCACATGCCCCAGGAGGCCACCGGGACGAAGCTGCTCAAGCCCGGCCGCCACCAGCTCCGCCTCGACTATTTCCAGGGCCGGAAGGGTACGGTCGCCCTCGCGCTCTCCATGGGCGAAGGTGACGCACCGCCGCGTCCCCTCGTCGGCGTTCGCTAG
- the mrdA gene encoding penicillin-binding protein 2 produces MSLVVQRSDVSEFRRRFRWIALAMVVLLFVLIGRLFQLQILEGEDNKAIARENIVRRITLATTRGIIRDRNGKVLAASRPSYNLYVVPEKIDMQVVWPRLVEYLGVGVDERARLEALLTNIRASDGPRKSQQILLKEDISRDAVATLRTHDAELPFVDVVPVPVRYYPYEEVGAHALGYMVEVDAEKLSKLRSAGYVEGDRVGATGIERAWESYLRGTRGWEKVLVDAKGRRRSGGEGIIEEPRRVDPIPGRDLRLTLDADIQRAIDKAMRGELAGGVALIDVRTGRIIGLYSKPSYDPNALSGGSGKQVIRDAFRRLYSDPLKPALDKTISGAYPPGSTFKPFTALAALEKGLIDHRQASNCRGALTFGKRTFRCTHVHGPVDLHQGIAESCNVYFYRLAAELGVGMDVIAEMGQRFGLGTKTGLGVNAEAAGRMPTRAWMTLRNKGQFRLGFGLNAAIGQGATTVTVLQLALAYAALANGGTLYQPQIVRAVETSAGTVVQEFAPRVRRQIEVSPENISLVQKALYAGVNSEAGTAFKARVLGVDMAGKTGTAQVSHKLARGAEAERVWYFNREHAWFAGYSPSRAPEVAVVVLVEHGGAGGKHAAPVAFEVVRAYNELARERAPRAGVNNAGHKPKPDRGGAP; encoded by the coding sequence ATGAGCCTCGTCGTCCAGCGCTCCGACGTCAGCGAGTTCCGGCGCCGGTTCCGGTGGATCGCGCTCGCGATGGTGGTGCTGCTCTTCGTCCTCATCGGGCGCCTGTTCCAGCTCCAGATCCTCGAGGGCGAGGACAACAAGGCGATCGCCCGCGAGAACATCGTCCGTCGCATCACGCTCGCGACGACGCGCGGGATCATCCGCGATCGCAACGGCAAGGTCCTCGCGGCGAGCCGGCCCTCGTACAACCTCTACGTCGTCCCCGAGAAGATCGACATGCAGGTGGTCTGGCCGAGGCTCGTCGAGTACCTCGGCGTCGGCGTGGACGAGCGAGCGCGGCTCGAGGCGCTCTTGACCAACATCCGCGCGAGCGACGGACCTCGGAAGAGCCAGCAGATCCTGCTCAAGGAGGACATCTCGCGTGACGCCGTGGCCACGCTGCGCACGCACGACGCGGAGCTGCCCTTCGTGGACGTCGTGCCCGTGCCGGTCCGCTACTACCCGTACGAAGAGGTCGGCGCGCACGCGCTCGGGTACATGGTCGAGGTCGACGCGGAGAAGCTGAGCAAGCTCCGCAGCGCGGGCTACGTCGAGGGCGATCGCGTCGGCGCCACGGGCATCGAGCGCGCGTGGGAGAGCTACCTGCGCGGCACGCGTGGCTGGGAGAAGGTGCTCGTCGACGCGAAGGGGCGGCGTCGGTCCGGCGGGGAGGGGATCATCGAGGAGCCGCGGCGCGTGGATCCGATCCCGGGCCGCGATCTGCGGCTCACGCTCGACGCCGACATCCAGCGCGCGATCGACAAGGCCATGCGCGGCGAGCTCGCGGGCGGCGTCGCGCTGATCGACGTGCGCACGGGCCGCATCATCGGCCTCTACTCGAAGCCGAGTTACGATCCGAACGCGCTCTCGGGCGGCTCGGGCAAGCAGGTCATCCGCGACGCGTTCCGGAGGCTCTACTCGGATCCGCTCAAGCCCGCGCTCGACAAGACGATCTCGGGCGCGTACCCGCCGGGCTCGACGTTCAAGCCCTTCACGGCGCTCGCGGCGCTCGAGAAGGGGCTCATCGATCATCGGCAGGCGTCCAACTGCCGGGGCGCGCTCACCTTCGGCAAGCGCACCTTCCGATGCACGCACGTGCATGGACCGGTGGATCTGCACCAGGGGATCGCCGAGTCGTGCAACGTCTACTTCTACCGCCTCGCGGCCGAGCTCGGCGTGGGCATGGACGTCATCGCCGAGATGGGCCAGCGCTTCGGCCTCGGCACGAAGACGGGCCTCGGCGTGAACGCGGAGGCCGCGGGCCGCATGCCGACGCGCGCGTGGATGACCCTGCGCAACAAGGGCCAGTTCCGCCTCGGCTTCGGCCTCAACGCGGCGATCGGCCAGGGCGCGACGACCGTGACGGTCCTCCAGCTCGCGCTCGCGTACGCGGCGCTCGCGAACGGCGGCACGCTGTATCAGCCGCAGATCGTGCGCGCGGTCGAGACGAGCGCGGGCACGGTGGTGCAGGAGTTCGCGCCGCGCGTGCGCAGGCAGATCGAGGTGAGCCCCGAGAACATCTCGCTCGTGCAGAAGGCGCTCTACGCGGGCGTCAACTCCGAGGCGGGCACCGCCTTCAAGGCGCGCGTGCTCGGCGTCGACATGGCCGGCAAGACGGGCACCGCGCAGGTCTCGCACAAGCTCGCGCGTGGCGCCGAGGCCGAGCGCGTCTGGTACTTCAACCGCGAGCACGCGTGGTTCGCGGGTTACTCGCCTTCACGCGCGCCCGAGGTCGCGGTCGTGGTCCTCGTCGAGCACGGCGGCGCGGGCGGCAAGCACGCCGCGCCCGTCGCCTTCGAGGTGGTCCGCGCGTACAACGAGCTCGCGCGTGAGCGCGCCCCGCGCGCCGGCGTGAACAACGCGGGCCACAAGCCGAAGCCCGATCGGGGAGGTGCGCCGTGA
- a CDS encoding lysophospholipid acyltransferase family protein, which translates to MASEEPVADVREGGTWTPRQRRKNDVVYALVRASLAVALLLPRRALRLVCRALAFVAYLVLPRARRVVAARLEAGLGARRPRVRDVFVTVAEMLADTLDLLRPGERAGARLSLDPASRRVFEEALAEGRGVVFVAAHLGPWERMAALLVEEGFPVATVARESYDPRFTELYERLRRPRGVRSLYRGRRGVALSIARELAEGRAVGFLVDIPARVPSITRRLCGADVLVPVGPARIALARRAAVVVGTCAPPAPASSNPRSSYPVVEISRIPLDDLGPDPCAEDVLVTRITEELERRIAAWPEAWLGGFVPPRPPAALRGALDPH; encoded by the coding sequence GTGGCGAGCGAGGAGCCCGTCGCCGATGTCCGCGAGGGCGGGACGTGGACCCCGCGGCAACGGCGGAAGAACGACGTCGTGTACGCGCTCGTGCGCGCCTCGCTCGCCGTCGCGTTGCTCCTGCCGCGGCGAGCCCTCCGCTTGGTTTGTCGCGCGCTCGCTTTCGTCGCGTACCTCGTCCTGCCGCGCGCGCGGCGCGTCGTCGCCGCGCGGCTCGAGGCCGGTCTCGGTGCCAGAAGGCCGCGCGTGAGAGATGTCTTCGTGACGGTCGCGGAGATGCTCGCCGACACGCTCGATCTCTTGCGACCCGGCGAGCGCGCGGGCGCGCGGCTCTCGCTCGATCCCGCGTCGCGGCGTGTGTTCGAGGAGGCGCTCGCGGAGGGGCGGGGCGTGGTGTTCGTCGCGGCGCACCTCGGACCCTGGGAGCGCATGGCCGCGCTGCTCGTCGAGGAGGGTTTTCCCGTCGCGACCGTCGCGCGCGAGAGTTACGACCCGCGCTTCACCGAGCTCTACGAGCGGCTGCGTCGCCCGCGTGGTGTTCGTTCGCTTTATCGAGGCCGGCGCGGCGTCGCCCTCTCCATCGCGCGCGAGCTCGCGGAAGGACGCGCCGTGGGATTTCTCGTCGACATCCCCGCGCGCGTGCCCTCGATCACCCGACGCCTCTGCGGCGCGGACGTCCTCGTCCCCGTCGGGCCGGCGCGTATCGCGCTCGCGCGACGGGCAGCGGTGGTCGTCGGCACGTGTGCGCCTCCCGCGCCAGCGTCTTCGAACCCTCGTTCGTCATACCCGGTGGTCGAGATCTCCCGGATTCCTCTGGACGATCTCGGTCCGGATCCTTGCGCCGAGGACGTTCTCGTGACGCGAATCACGGAGGAGCTCGAACGACGCATCGCGGCATGGCCGGAGGCGTGGCTCGGGGGCTTCGTGCCGCCTCGGCCTCCGGCCGCGTTGCGGGGGGCGCTCGATCCTCACTAG
- a CDS encoding RNA polymerase sigma factor, translating to MQAEALAFRPLAPPALDPMAALLLAVGLGRRAPRAPRPKPAPVEAVRQRPSPGIVASVAVARTDLEAERELCERARAGDRAALGQILRRYGPILYRSVLLPRLGREALAQDALAETYARVVERFHQFQWQDAGVYPWLRVVGMRIAYDILRSRKRETLYEPDDLQREIDAAEADPQANGEAELCEKRDLAEARARVEAALRSIHPRYAEAIRLRVLEERSREEVASALGVTVSTFDVVLHRALAALKKAIDVPRAGEGKLASREAPR from the coding sequence GTGCAAGCAGAAGCCCTCGCGTTCCGTCCGCTCGCGCCGCCCGCCCTCGATCCGATGGCGGCGCTTTTGCTCGCGGTCGGGCTCGGTCGCCGCGCACCTCGCGCGCCGCGTCCGAAGCCCGCGCCGGTCGAGGCTGTGCGGCAGAGGCCGAGTCCGGGTATCGTGGCGTCCGTGGCCGTTGCGCGTACGGATCTCGAAGCGGAGCGCGAGCTCTGCGAGCGCGCGAGGGCCGGTGATCGCGCGGCGCTCGGGCAGATCCTGCGCCGTTACGGGCCCATCCTCTACCGCTCGGTGCTCCTGCCGCGGCTCGGTCGCGAGGCGCTCGCGCAGGACGCGCTCGCCGAGACGTACGCGCGTGTGGTCGAGCGGTTCCACCAGTTCCAGTGGCAAGACGCGGGCGTGTACCCGTGGCTGCGCGTGGTGGGGATGCGGATCGCGTACGACATCCTGCGCTCGCGCAAGCGCGAGACGCTGTACGAGCCCGACGATCTGCAGCGCGAGATCGACGCGGCCGAGGCCGATCCGCAGGCGAACGGGGAGGCGGAGCTCTGCGAGAAGCGGGACCTCGCCGAGGCGCGCGCGCGTGTCGAGGCGGCGCTGCGATCGATCCACCCGCGTTACGCCGAGGCGATCCGGCTGCGCGTGCTCGAGGAGCGATCACGCGAAGAGGTGGCGAGCGCGCTCGGCGTGACGGTGTCGACGTTCGACGTGGTGCTGCACCGCGCGCTCGCGGCGCTGAAGAAGGCGATCGACGTGCCCCGCGCAGGCGAGGGTAAGCTCGCGTCGAGGGAGGCTCCGCGATGA
- a CDS encoding GTP-binding protein encodes MASVNPLSRELVFKIVYYGPGLGGKTTTLEYIHATAKPEHRGKLVSLATPVDRTLYFDFLPMRLPPIRGMNVRLQLFTVPGQVYFNATRKLVLTGADGIVFVSDSQIARADANLESFDNLRDNLADQGRNVADMPLVFQHNKRDLPDVLPMEEIDRMLNRYGAPSLPASAKTGLGVYETLERITQVVLASFESQIPESVRAAAAEAYDPAEEGLAAALRDASRSDRPPVSAAMVNRVEPSRAWGSVPPDTGLEEPDELKSAAMRPPPLPVTSFPEAHEEPAPSSAQLAIAPPAEAPILPKTESVRPPPPASVQSPPTVGRPRAPESVRSRTRGSVFPPPKPFAPLVPQAPTSAPSTPGSPVNIAAKADAGGPFEAPRGSGMSFVELWPDGDHALVHNVESAIAGGRYAEAIEQCDGLVSRQLASAASLFGASDAPRDPAAVTLLLGLDGRRYLSFRGAVRAARGGGKMTARDALAAYAFAIDARLARSSIR; translated from the coding sequence ATGGCGTCGGTGAACCCGCTCTCGCGGGAGCTCGTCTTCAAAATCGTCTATTACGGCCCTGGGCTCGGCGGGAAGACGACCACGCTCGAGTACATCCACGCGACGGCCAAGCCCGAGCATCGCGGCAAGCTCGTCTCGCTCGCGACGCCCGTCGACCGCACGCTCTACTTCGACTTCCTGCCGATGCGCTTGCCGCCCATCCGCGGCATGAACGTCCGCCTGCAGCTCTTCACCGTCCCCGGGCAGGTCTACTTCAACGCGACACGCAAGCTCGTCCTCACCGGCGCCGACGGCATCGTCTTCGTGAGCGACTCGCAGATCGCGCGCGCGGACGCCAACCTCGAGAGCTTCGACAACCTCCGCGACAACCTCGCCGATCAGGGCCGGAACGTCGCGGACATGCCGCTCGTCTTCCAGCACAACAAGCGCGACCTGCCCGATGTCCTCCCCATGGAGGAGATCGACAGGATGCTGAACCGTTACGGCGCGCCATCCCTCCCCGCGTCGGCGAAGACGGGCCTCGGCGTGTACGAGACGCTCGAGCGCATCACGCAGGTCGTGCTCGCGTCGTTCGAGTCGCAGATCCCCGAGTCGGTGCGCGCCGCGGCCGCAGAGGCCTACGATCCGGCCGAAGAAGGGCTCGCCGCCGCGCTCCGCGACGCCTCGCGCAGCGACCGTCCGCCCGTGAGCGCCGCGATGGTCAACCGCGTCGAGCCGAGCCGCGCCTGGGGCAGCGTGCCTCCCGATACGGGCCTCGAGGAGCCCGATGAGCTGAAGAGCGCCGCGATGCGCCCGCCTCCCCTGCCCGTCACGAGCTTCCCCGAGGCGCACGAAGAGCCCGCTCCGTCGAGCGCGCAGCTCGCGATCGCGCCGCCCGCAGAGGCGCCGATCCTCCCGAAGACCGAGTCCGTGCGGCCTCCGCCGCCTGCGTCGGTGCAGTCTCCGCCCACGGTGGGCAGGCCTCGCGCTCCCGAGTCCGTGCGTAGCCGGACGCGTGGCTCCGTCTTCCCGCCGCCGAAGCCCTTCGCGCCGCTCGTCCCGCAAGCGCCGACGTCCGCGCCGTCGACGCCTGGCTCGCCCGTGAACATCGCGGCGAAGGCCGACGCAGGCGGGCCCTTCGAGGCGCCGCGTGGCTCCGGGATGTCGTTCGTGGAGCTCTGGCCCGACGGCGATCACGCGCTCGTGCACAACGTCGAGTCGGCCATCGCGGGGGGTCGATATGCCGAGGCGATCGAGCAGTGTGATGGCCTCGTGTCGCGACAGCTCGCGAGCGCCGCGAGCTTGTTCGGCGCCTCGGACGCGCCGCGTGATCCCGCGGCGGTGACGCTGCTCCTCGGGCTCGATGGACGCCGTTACCTGTCCTTCCGCGGGGCCGTGCGCGCGGCGCGCGGGGGCGGGAAGATGACGGCGCGCGACGCGCTCGCGGCCTACGCGTTCGCCATCGACGCGCGGCTCGCGCGAAGCTCGATTCGCTAG
- a CDS encoding rhomboid family intramembrane serine protease, with protein MAEEGQPTRSKTMPCERCGALNGAGFDRCVRCGHALSTVARSVDRLGARLDPEALLASKFVMGLTILVFAAQIYVALRTRGTGDVLSALLRPAPIDTLRFGALHALLVFAEPWRLVSAVFVHFGALHLLGNMFVFSWLGRIAEPAVGPARLVLTYVVSGVAGFVASMAYTFLFDPSGGGLTAGASGAVFGIMGLVVAMLYRQRNPQWKRFALQAVLLNVVLGFAINQARVGVLINNIAHLGGLGVGVLFGLYFAKRVSASSRSGKSDLGLNVAAALGLLTCVASLVLAQLSPTWRELAQGEERSSRRPVETRVVDFPTKR; from the coding sequence TTGGCTGAAGAAGGACAACCCACGCGGTCGAAGACCATGCCTTGCGAGCGCTGCGGCGCGCTCAACGGGGCGGGCTTCGATCGCTGCGTGCGCTGCGGACACGCGCTCTCCACGGTCGCTCGTTCGGTCGATCGCCTCGGCGCGCGCCTCGATCCGGAGGCCTTGCTCGCCTCGAAGTTCGTGATGGGACTCACGATCCTGGTCTTTGCGGCGCAGATCTACGTCGCGCTGCGCACCCGGGGCACCGGGGACGTGCTCTCGGCGCTGCTTCGCCCGGCGCCGATCGACACCCTCCGGTTCGGAGCGCTTCACGCCTTGCTCGTCTTCGCGGAGCCGTGGCGGCTCGTCTCCGCGGTGTTCGTGCATTTCGGCGCCCTGCACCTGCTCGGCAACATGTTCGTCTTCTCGTGGCTCGGCCGGATCGCCGAGCCCGCCGTGGGCCCGGCGCGCCTCGTCCTCACGTACGTCGTGTCCGGCGTCGCGGGGTTCGTCGCATCGATGGCCTACACGTTCCTGTTCGACCCCTCGGGTGGTGGGCTGACGGCGGGCGCGAGCGGCGCCGTCTTCGGGATCATGGGCCTCGTGGTGGCGATGCTCTACCGGCAGCGAAACCCGCAGTGGAAGCGGTTCGCCCTGCAGGCCGTGCTCCTCAACGTCGTCCTCGGCTTCGCCATCAACCAGGCCCGGGTCGGCGTGCTCATCAACAACATCGCCCACCTCGGCGGCCTCGGCGTCGGCGTCCTGTTCGGCCTGTATTTTGCCAAACGGGTGTCCGCTTCCAGCCGCAGCGGCAAGTCGGACCTCGGGCTGAACGTCGCCGCGGCGCTGGGGCTCCTCACGTGCGTGGCTTCGCTCGTCCTGGCGCAGCTCTCGCCGACGTGGCGCGAGCTCGCGCAGGGTGAGGAGCGTTCGTCTCGGCGACCGGTCGAGACCCGGGTTGTCGATTTCCCGACGAAGCGGTGA